The nucleotide window CCGTTCTCGCGCTTCAGGATCGCGGCCGCCGAGCGATCGAGGAGACCGACGATCTCATGGAGTAGGCCTGGCAGAGACTCTTGCATAGTCAAATATTGACGTGTTTACTTTTAGTTGGCAACCCTGCCGACGATGAAAGGTCATCCGGTGTACGCACTCTCGATCGCTGTCCACGCGACAGCCGGCGTCGTCGGCTTCGCTCTCGGGCTGGTCATGGCTCTCCAGCCCCGTCTCGCGACCAAGCGCGCTGTGCTCTTGCTCTACGTCGCGGCCATGATCGTGCTCGTGATCGGGCTGGCAGTCGCGGTCGTCGCGGAGTGGTCGCAGATGGAGGATGCCAGGCGGGCTGTCGACGTCGGCCTCATCCTGCTCGGCCTGTACACCCTGCTCCGCGCCATCCAGGCGGCGGCCGCCGTGCGGGCCGCTCACCCTGGATGGCAAGTCGCTTTCGTTGATCACGTGGGTTTCACCCTCATCTCGCTCTTCGACGGATTCGTGATCGTCGCCGCAATCAACCTCGGCGTACCGATGCCCGTCGTCATCCTTCTTGCGATCCTCGGAGTCGGAGGCGGGATCGCCACGATGAACCGACTGAGAACGCGCGTCGATTGAAGGATGCAAACACCGTCCGCTCGCGTCCGATAGGGATCGTTCACCGGACGCTTCCGAGGCGTCGAGAGACGTTGTCGTTTCTCGCGGTCGCCTGCACATCGCTTCGCACTTTCGCGGTACTTGTGCAGACGACCGCGAACACTTGAGTGTTCGCGGTTCTCTGCAGTTCCTACGCAGCATGCGGTGTCGATCAGTCCTCAGTAGTGGCCTTTGAACGACTCGACGGTCGAAGAAGTAGTGCAGCGCTCACCCCGCCGACTACGGCCGCCACGACCCCGGTACCAACAGCGATTGCCGCTGTCAGATAGTCACCAATAAGGGCTGCCGCGCTGGCCGCAACGACCCACGGAGCACTCGACCCCACGGCCGGTCCGACAGGGCCGATCAGCGAGGACGGCTCCGTCGCTCGCCTCAGCCGGTGAGTGATCAGAATCGCCACGAGTCCTCCAGCGATGCCAGCAAGGGCGCTGACGCCACCGACAATGGCTCCGACCGCTAGCAAGTATGCAATGGCGCTCCACCCACCCTGTTCGCGGTAGTCGGGGTTACCCAAGGTCAGGCCGAGACCGAGCAGCGTTCCCAGCAACACGCCAAGGGGAACAGCACGGAGAACGGCTCTCCGGTAGATCAGTCGCCTCATGAGGCCATGTTGGCGCTTCTAGGTGGACCCGAGCGCTCGCTCGGAGGGGGCGGTGACAGCAGGTCACCGAGCTCGCGCTTCGCCTTCTGGTACCGACTCCGCGCCGTTGATGGCGGGACGGAGACGATCTGAGCTGCCTCGCTGAGAGAGAAGCCGTCCCAGTGCACGAGCCGCACGAGTTCCGACAGCTCCGGAGCGAGCTTGCTCAGTGCTGCTTGAACGTCGAGGGCGACGTCAGAGGATTCTCCGATCACGCCGACGGTTTCGACTGTGCCGCGAAGCTTCTCGGCAAGAAGGTCTTGGCGTCGGCGCGTCCTACTGGTGTTCAGGACGACGTTCCGCGCGACTCCGAACAGCCAGAGGCGGGCGTCCTCGTCCGACAGGGGCATGGATGATGACCGGCGCCACGCGATAGTCATGGTCTCGGAGAGCGCATCGGGAGCGTCGTCGGCACCGACTCGGCGTTCGAGGTACTTCAGAAGATCACGGGCTGAGGCGTCGAGGATCGTCACCACGCGATCGGCTTGGGTGTCGCGGCGGCTCACTGTGTGAGGTCTGCGCAGTCGTCTTGGCCTCCGAGGGAGAGGTCTGAGCCAGTGACAGGATCGACCACTCCTCGCTCTTCAAGCTCGTCCCACACGACGTTGGTGATCGCGCCCACGACGGCTTGGCGGTACAGCTCGTCTTCCGAGTACATCTCGGTAGCAGGCACAACCGTGTCACCGTTCTCGCCGCGGACAGTCACGTCCCGAGCGACGATCCGGGCCAGCTCGCCATCGACGTCTGCGAGGGCAAGCACGTCAGTGGTGCGAAGCACTTTCTGCGCCTCCTTGATGTCCTCAGGGTCGCCTTCCCTGGCGACGCTGCGGAACTCGCATGCTCTTCCGCTGGGCAGAGTGAAGTGGACAACGGAGTCCGGGTTCTCCACCCAGGGCTCCCACCCGGAGAGCGTTGCTGCCGCTGCCGCGCCCGCGCCGCCCAGCGTGAGAGCGACGACGGTGCCGATCACGAGGGCTCGAGGTGTGACGGACCGTCGGCCGCGTCGCGCGTCCCACTCCACCCCGCGAACCATCTCCCGAAGGGCAGCGTCGGGGACGGCATCGGACAGAGGGGTCGGCGGCGCCGATTCGTCCAGGAGCGCGTTCATCGCCCGATCGTTTCCGACATCGTGAGGTTCGGTGGTCATGATCTACTCCTGTGCACTCGAAGGGGCTTCACTCTGTACATGTCCGACAGAACCCCAAACTGACGACGCGCAGACGGAAATAGTCGAAACTCACGTCGACCGGTCCGAGGTTGTTGCAGGCAGGGATCCCCGGTTGGGCGTTTGAGAGGATCAGCCTGTGTTGCCAGATGTTGAGCTCGCCGCAGCTGTCGCAGCTGTCGGTGTGAGGCGGCGTCCCCCGGTCCCTGAATACGACTATCGGATCGAAGATGTGACCTTGGTCGCTGGCCTACTCGATTTTCGGCTCGTGCAACATGGTGGCCAGGCCGCTCGAATCAAGATCGCGTTGCCGTCATCTGGAGGTGATCAGCCCTGGCTCTACGCCACGCCGCGAGACGCTGCAGACTGGACTTCGCAACTGCTCGTGTGGATCGATGAAGAAGTGGAGACCGGTGGCCTCTCCGGCGGACGACTCCAAGTTGACGAGGCCGGCACGACATACGTGATCGTCGCGTCCTACGGCTGGCGGCGGGCCAGCGAAGTAGAGCACAACAGACTGCTGCGGACGCTTTTTCGTGGGCCGCCCTCATCTGCATGACGACGACAGTGCGGGTCCGTCAGCTCGCGAGGGAGGCAGCGAGTTCAACGGGCGCTCCTGCGGAGCGCGGCTGCCACGACTCGAAGACGCCGTAGGCGATGATCCGCTCCGCGGTCGAGAGCAGCGGATTGCAGCTCGTCATGGTGATCAGCCGATCGGTCGGAGCGACGTCGTTCGTCCAGGGGACGGGATCGATGACCTGCACTTCGGAGGGCTGCACGTACTCGAGGTTCCGGAACCGGTACGTGTACCAGCCGTCGGCGGTCTCGATGTAGATCGCATCACCCAGTTGCAGTTCATCGATGAGGTGCATTCCACCGCCGGCAGCGGAGCGGTGCGCGGCAATCGCGAAGTTCCCCACCTCGCCGGGCATCTGCGTGCCCGGGTAGTGACCGATGCTGCCCACGTCGAGCACGTTCTCCGCGTCGACTCCCTCAGCGATCGTGCGCACCCACCCCTCGCCGTACCGGGGGATGTAGAGGTTCCCGAAAGTAGTGTCCATGGCCGCGACCGGCGCGATCACCGGGTCACCGGGCGCGGCCGGCTCAGCGCTCGGCTCGGACGGCACCTCAGCGGGTGGCCCGTCCTCGCCCCAGCTCTGCCGCAGCTTGGCTGCTTGATCTTCCTGCCGGCCTGCGATCACGGCGTCGTTCCACCACAGCTGCCAGGCGAGGAACAGCAGAACGAGCACCCCTGCGGTCATCAGCAGCTCGCCCAGGACGCCGAAGAAGGACAGGCGACGACGCGCCGGACGTCGCCGGCGCCGAGACGCTTCCATGGATGACGGAGCGGTCATGCGAAGGAGTCTAGGTGTGCCGCTCTCACTGGCATCGCTGGTCGAGATGTCCCGCGCGAGGATCGGTCACTGACACCCTCGGCGTGACGAGCTTTAGGCACTGCCGTGGTGTTTCTCGAGCCAGTCGTAGGCGAAGGCGGTGATGTCGACCGGTTCCGTGGGTGGAAGCGAGATGTCGGCTGGATCGATGCGACTCTCGTGCGTGGGGAGCATTAGCGCCTTCCTGTTCGTGCCGGTGTGATGTCATCCGGTGTCAGCTGCTCCGTTGGCTGCGATGGTGCCTCTGGTGGGGTGAGGGCTGCGCGAAGGTCTGTGCGGGCTCGGAGGTATCGGGTCCGCGCGGTTGACGCGCTGATACCCAGCAGCTGTCCTGCGGCCGCGATGGTGAATCCGTCCCAGTGGACCAGTCGGATGAGTTCGGCCTGTTCCGGAGCGAGGCGGGCGATCGCGTCGCGCACGTCGGCTCCGTCGTCCGCGGGCTGCACTTCGACCGGGGCGGTCGCGAGGACGCGTTGGAGTCGGTCGGCGAGGGTGAGGCGTCGTCGTTCGCTGCGTTCACTGTTCGCCAGGACGTTGCGGGTGATGCCGAACAGCCACATCCGCGCCGGCTCCGCCTCACGAGGGAGGAGGTGTGCTCGGCGCCACGCGGTGAGCATCACGTCGGCGAGGGCGTCGGCGGCGTCGTGATGACCGAGGCGCCGTTCGAGGTAGCGGAGCAGGTCGCCGCGCTCGCGCGCGAGCACCTCTGACAGCTCTTCCGCCCGGCCTTCGTGTCGGCGCTTCACCAGTCGGCTCCGGGGCAGTTACCGTTGCCGAGGTAGGTCAGGTTCTGGTCGAACCCGAGAAGACCCTCGGCGTCGAGCTTCGCGTCGACGGCGTTCATGAGGATGCGGGACACAGCGGAGTCGTACTCATGGTCGGCGCTGTACTGCGCCGTCCCCCAACCAGCAGGCTCCTTGGATCCGTCGTCGTTGACGAACATGTTCTCCTCGGATCGGATCTGCGCGATCGCGGTGTCGATCGCGTCCTCGTTGAGCAAGGCGTCGATGTCGGTGTCGCGGTAGAACGACTCCACGATGGCGATCGACTCCGGGTCGGAGCCCTGCACGACGCCGACCAGGTGATTGCACTCGGCGCCGCTGGGCAGCGTGTAGCTGAACGAGGTGAGAGCCTCGTCCGCCCACCAAGGCGGCTGCCACAGCCCGGTCGCGGCTGCTGTTGTCGCAGCTCCACCGAACAGCAGGAGAGTCGCCACGCCCGTGACCACCGGCCGCGCCCACCTCTTCCGTCGACCGGCCTCCGACGTCTCCTCCTGCACCGCGTTCTGCAAGAAGTCGAGCTCGGCGGACACGGGCCCGGTGATCGTCCTCGTCGGCGGAGCTGATCGATCGAGAAGGTCATCAAGACGTTCGCGCTCCGGATATGCACTCATGACGGTCTCCTCAGAATTCTGGGCCACATTTAGAACATGTCCGGCCGAACCCAAAACGTCCGTTGACCAGTACAACCGCTTCGCGGTCGCCGAGCGAGCGACGTGATTCACGTGCGTCCCGTATGGGGATCCCCTACCGGACTCTGGTATCCAGGAGCAGGATGCCTGCATGACGCTGCGAACCGAGCTTGCGACGGAACGCGAGTGGGCCGATGTGCGAACCGCGTTCGGACCACGCGCAGGGAAGCCCGACTCCTGCTGGTGCCAGAGGTTCCGTCACCATGATCACGCGACGAACGAGGACGCGCTCCAGGCAGAGCTGCGCGATTCACCCGTCCCGATCGGTGTGCTCGCTTACGTGGACGATCAACCCGTCGGCTGGACCCGGGTCGTTCCCCGCCACACGCTCCCTGGCATCACCGGTAATGCAGCGCTGACCCGCGTTCTCGAGGAAGACCCCGCCGCCTGGTGGGTGACCTGCGTCAACCTCCGCAGAGAAGCCCGCGGCCGCGGTGTGGGCACCGCGCTCCTCCGCGTAGCCATTGACCACGCTCGCGTCAACGGCGCATCAGTCCTCGACGGGCACCCCGTCGATGTCACCATGTCCGCCACGCGGCCCTCGCCCTCCGCGCTCTTCACCGGAACGGTGTCCATGTTCACGGCCGCCGGTTTCCGCGAAATCGGGCGCACCTATCCCAGCCGACCGGTCATGCGCGCCAACCTTGGCTGACGGCGGCGCTGACCCACCCCCTACCGGAGGCCTCGCCTCGTTCACTTTCAGAGTGGATCATGCATCCATGACGACTGACTTCGACCCCGAGCAGGTGGTCCGCGATGTCACGGCCAACGTGCGCAAGAAGTTCCCCGACCGCAGCGGCGAAGAGGTCGAGCCCCTCGTGCGCGAGGAGCTGACGGGGCTTCAGGACCGCCCCGTGCAGGACTACCTCTCCGTCCTCACCGAGCGCGCAGTGAAGCGCCGACTCAAGCGAGAGAACCGCGCGGACACTCCGCCCAGTTGAACTGAGCGACGGGGCGTTACCGCGTGGGGACGTGGTACTTGAAGCCGACGTGAGAGTCGGTGAAGCCGAGCCGCTGGTAGAACCGGCGGGCATCGGTGCGCGCCGCGTCTGAGGTGAGCTGAACGATGGACGCATCCAGGTCGATCGCTGCTCGCTCAGTGACCCACTGCATCAGCGCGGAGCCGATGCCGGCGGAGCGTCGTTCGCTGGCGACGAGTACCGCCTCGACCAAGAGTCTCGTGCTCCCCTTCCGGGCCAGTCCCGGTATCAACGTGAGTTGCAGCGAGGCCACCACGTCGCCGCCCTCCGCGATAACGACGAGCTGATCATTTCCGGGGTCGCTGGTGACCCGCTCGAGCGCAGTCGCGTAGACCGCGTGGTCGACACCACTGAGGGCGTCTCCGCGAGCGGCGCTGATGGGGTCTTCCAACAGCAGTTGCAGGAGCGACGGCAGGTCGTCGCCTGTTGCTCTCCGGATGAGGAAGTCGCCAGTGGGAGGAAACAACGACGCCGGGAGGTTCAGCCGATCAAGCATTCGTCCATGGTTGCAGCACGCTAAGACAGAGAGCAGCACGGGCCTCTGATCCTCATCACCTAGAACGACCGGTCAACCATCCCCTTACGGGACGGCCGCGCTCCGCTTCCGGGGCTCAACTACCGGCGCCGAAACGCTCCATACAGCGCGACGACGCTGCCGTCCTCGAAGCGATCCGCAGGACTCAGCGGAGAACCGTCAGGCCACTGTGAGAGCCGCACGAAGTGCAGCCGAAGCGACGAGCGTTCGTCCTCGTGCAGCATCTCCTCGAACACGGGAACGAGCGCCAGTCGCAGCTCCTCGATCGTCGTCACCGCACACCAGGGCTGTCGACGTAGACGTTCTCACTGAGCGGAGTCCACGTCTCTTCGACTCCCCCGCCGTCCGGGATGACGTGGAACGTGTCGCGGCCGATCGTGGCATCGAACCCGCCGGCCCCGCAGCTCTGGTCCCACGTGTCCTCGTCAGCGAAGCTCGTCAAGCACGTCGTCTCCAGATCGCTCGTTCGCGCCAGGAACAGTGATCGGTCTCCGACTCGGCCGACGAGCCGGGAGCTGGTCTCGTCCATCTCCGACCACGAGGCCCGCGGGGGCAACGTCGGGAACGTATCGGCGTCGGTCGCTGCCCGGTCGAGGTCCGCGAAAGTGAGCAGAGGACGCTCAGCGGTGGTGAAGCACCCGCTGAGCGAGGCCACGACTGCGGCAAAGATGACCGTGACGGCGAGGGTTCGAGTGGTCACCCTTGCGATGCTGCGCGGTCGACTTGTCCAGGTCACGAGGTCAGCCTAGGAAGCGCAGGACCAGGACACGCCCTTTCCGGAAACTAGGGTGAGGGCATGTTCCCCGAGCTCGGCACCGCGTTCCTCGCGGGCGCGCTCGCTCTGCTCTCCCCCTGCGCTGCGCCAATCCTCCCTGGCATTGTCGGCGCCCTCACCTCGACAGGAGACGGACGGGCTCGACCGTCTCGGCAGGTGTGGTCGATCCTTGCTTTCGCGGTCGGCGCCGCGCTCGTGCTGATCGGATCAGTAGCGCTGCTTCTCGCGTTCGGCGCGAATGTGAACCTCGCCCGTCCGCCGTACACGCTAATCGCCGGCGGACTGCTCATCGCCGCCGGCCTCTACTCCCTCGGCGTCCTCCGGATCCCCTGGATCACGAAGACCTCCACCCCAGGCGGCTCGGCCGCGAAAGCACTGCTGCTCGGAGTCAGCTGCGCCGCAGTCTGGTACCCCTGCCTCGGCCCATCCCTCGCCATCGCCTACGGCCTCGCCTCCAACATCGACACCGCGGGACTCGGCGTCGCGCTGGGGTTCGTCTACTTCCTCGGCATGCTCACCCCGCTGTTCCTGCTCGGACTCGTCCTCGCCCGCGCAGCACGCTCACGCCGATGGCTGCGCCGCATCGGCGCCTACGCCAACAAGGCCGTCGCCGTCCTCCTCATCGCGATCGGCGTCCTCGTCATCACGGGACTCTGGAACTCCGTGTCGCTGTGGATCGTGGACAACTCGAGCTGGTTCCCCACCCTCTGATCCTCGAACAGGATCGCTGTGCAGCCAGTCGACCCGATCAGGGGACGAGGAGATGCCGTGTCTGTCCGAGTGTCAGAACTGCACCGGTAGACGACTCTCCGGTTAGCGTGGCCCCATGCGGCAAATCATCCATCGTCACCGGAGGGCCGCTCTCTGTGCTGTACCAGTTGGCGTGGTGCTGGGTGCGCTGCTCGGTCTGGGATTGGTCCTCACGGGTAACCCCGATTATCGCGATCAGGGTGGGTGGAGTTCCTTCGCGTACTTGATGATCGTGGGCGCCGTTATCGGTGGGGTCAGTGCCCTGACGGCCGTCGCCGGAGGGTTTGGGGCGATCCTGATCACCCATCGGTCGGGACGAGCGACGGAGACGTCCCCGATGATCAGCCCTGTGGGACCGGCCATAGGATCGGGCGCCCCGTGGGGTGGTGCGGCCTGCGTAGCTGCCGTCGCCGGTGACCCAATGACCGCGGCCATCGCTGCTGGGCTCGGTGTAGTTGCGGCTGTGGTCGGCGGGGTAAGCGCTGCGCTGCTCCTTCGACCGTCGAAGGGCTCGCGCGCCACTGCTGAGGCTGACGATTC belongs to Rathayibacter caricis DSM 15933 and includes:
- a CDS encoding RNA polymerase sigma factor, yielding MTILDASARDLLKYLERRVGADDAPDALSETMTIAWRRSSSMPLSDEDARLWLFGVARNVVLNTSRTRRRQDLLAEKLRGTVETVGVIGESSDVALDVQAALSKLAPELSELVRLVHWDGFSLSEAAQIVSVPPSTARSRYQKAKRELGDLLSPPPPSERSGPPRSANMAS
- a CDS encoding class E sortase, which codes for MTAPSSMEASRRRRRPARRRLSFFGVLGELLMTAGVLVLLFLAWQLWWNDAVIAGRQEDQAAKLRQSWGEDGPPAEVPSEPSAEPAAPGDPVIAPVAAMDTTFGNLYIPRYGEGWVRTIAEGVDAENVLDVGSIGHYPGTQMPGEVGNFAIAAHRSAAGGGMHLIDELQLGDAIYIETADGWYTYRFRNLEYVQPSEVQVIDPVPWTNDVAPTDRLITMTSCNPLLSTAERIIAYGVFESWQPRSAGAPVELAASLAS
- a CDS encoding RNA polymerase sigma factor, with the translated sequence MKRRHEGRAEELSEVLARERGDLLRYLERRLGHHDAADALADVMLTAWRRAHLLPREAEPARMWLFGITRNVLANSERSERRRLTLADRLQRVLATAPVEVQPADDGADVRDAIARLAPEQAELIRLVHWDGFTIAAAGQLLGISASTARTRYLRARTDLRAALTPPEAPSQPTEQLTPDDITPARTGRR
- a CDS encoding GNAT family N-acetyltransferase, with translation MTLRTELATEREWADVRTAFGPRAGKPDSCWCQRFRHHDHATNEDALQAELRDSPVPIGVLAYVDDQPVGWTRVVPRHTLPGITGNAALTRVLEEDPAAWWVTCVNLRREARGRGVGTALLRVAIDHARVNGASVLDGHPVDVTMSATRPSPSALFTGTVSMFTAAGFREIGRTYPSRPVMRANLG
- a CDS encoding three-helix bundle dimerization domain-containing protein; protein product: MTTDFDPEQVVRDVTANVRKKFPDRSGEEVEPLVREELTGLQDRPVQDYLSVLTERAVKRRLKRENRADTPPS
- a CDS encoding GNAT family N-acetyltransferase; its protein translation is MLDRLNLPASLFPPTGDFLIRRATGDDLPSLLQLLLEDPISAARGDALSGVDHAVYATALERVTSDPGNDQLVVIAEGGDVVASLQLTLIPGLARKGSTRLLVEAVLVASERRSAGIGSALMQWVTERAAIDLDASIVQLTSDAARTDARRFYQRLGFTDSHVGFKYHVPTR
- a CDS encoding cytochrome c biogenesis CcdA family protein, encoding MFPELGTAFLAGALALLSPCAAPILPGIVGALTSTGDGRARPSRQVWSILAFAVGAALVLIGSVALLLAFGANVNLARPPYTLIAGGLLIAAGLYSLGVLRIPWITKTSTPGGSAAKALLLGVSCAAVWYPCLGPSLAIAYGLASNIDTAGLGVALGFVYFLGMLTPLFLLGLVLARAARSRRWLRRIGAYANKAVAVLLIAIGVLVITGLWNSVSLWIVDNSSWFPTL